The sequence TCTCATTAGTACTTTTCACCTCCCATGTCTTTAAAAGTTGATTACGTACGCCAATAACAACTGCACATCCATCTTACCTCATCAAACCCATACTAAAAGTAAATAGGGAGAGAAGAATCGAACAATCTGTCTGTTCTTTTAAtgtatcaaaaacaaaaacaaaattgaagaaaatcttattaaaaaaaaaacaaaaaaaaaactgacatcAGTCCTTGAAACTGAAAGTACGTTTTGGATCCGCCTTTTTCAGAGACGCTCACGTTCACTCTACCCATGTTATCAACGAAACTgtccaaaattgaaaatatcaCACAATCATTTACTATTTAATATTGAATGAAGtagtaaactaaaaaaaaaacatacagaaTCGTTATCCTTCCATTTATTGAAAACTACTATAAGCTCGAGCTACGATACAAAGATTTTTACTCATTCTCTTCTTATTAACTCTCAAAGATACGCACAAGgtccaaaaagataaaagttgtGAACTTTTAGACAAAACagttaaacacacaaaaacttcggggttaaaaagtaaaaaaaaaacataactaaaggTCACGGTCTCTTTCcctaaatctttaaaaacatttattattgtTCCCGGTTTCATCATCTCTCTACCGCCGCGACTCCGCCGCTCCGGCGAGTTTCCAAGCCGAGGTTGTGATGAGTGGTCTCGTCTGCCACCCAAGCATAAGGcaaccatctttttcttcaACTCTGTATCCATCTCCCGCAGCAAAAACCGATAAAAGTATGCTCGCTTGTTTAAACCCGCTAGATCCGAGATGAACCGGGTCAAATCCACCGGTCTTCATCCGGTTCCTCCACTGCGGTAACGTCTCGTGTCGCTCGACCCGATCGGTTCCTTCCGCCGCAACGACGTTGAGTATCTGTCTCCCTAAATACACCTCTGACATAGCTCGGTCTTGACTCGGCAAGCTGTAGCTATCCTCGAGCGAGTCGAAAAGGCTCGAGTAGTAATGAAGCGCTTCGTTGAACCTGTCCAGGAAGACGACTCCGTTGTGGTTCGCTTCTTGCTCAACCACCGTTACGATACTCGGTTTAACTGCCTTAACCGTACCGAGAAGCTTTTCGATTGAACCGGATCGGGCTAATAACCGGTGGAGCTCAAAAACAGAATTAACCACTAAGGTTTCAGATTCGGGTCGGGTTTCGAACATCTCGGGTTCAAGATCCGATAAACTCTCAGCGGCTAAGCCTTTGAATTCGAACTCGACGCCTAGGTTCTGAGCGAACTGAGCTAATCTCCAACCTAACTGTTGAAGCGAATCCGAATTCTCCTTCTGCGGTGGTCCGACTCCGGTGAGACGAAACAACGGAGGTCCGCCGGGTCGGAGAGCTAAAGCTTGCATCAAAGCAGGCCATTGCATCCCTTGGTTAAGCCCTAAATCGATGACGTGTACTCTACGCGACATCGCCACAGCTTCGAGTATGGCTTGGTTCGCCGTAAAGTGAGCGAATTTTAGGTAAGGGCAAGACTCGTAGAAGTGCATCTGAAGAACCTCTTCGAATGAGACGTCCGTGTCCGCGGTGTAGCCACGGTAGATACGGCGAGCCAAGGCTTGGGCGAAATAAGTAGCGACTTTTCCCATAGCTCCGGCTTGAGAAGCAGCGAGTGTTCCCACGCGTTTCACTAGCGCGTCGGCTAAGGTGAGATTCTCCTGCTGAATCGCCTCACCGCACGCCACTAGCGCGTGGACGAGTCTAACCCCGGTCTCTTGAGAGTCAACGAGCACCATGGGACGAGTTGACTCACCCGTCGAGTCGGATCCTCTTGCTGCTAGCTTCTTCGTCAAAGACTTCTTCTTCCTGCTTTGGAAACGCAGAGAGACCCGGAATTGCTCTGAGATCGTATTCGGATCTATCCACACAACCTCCGGTCGTCGGGTCAAGATCCGAAGAAGCCGGGTTGTTAAGTTCGGAGAGCATGCTCTCGACCCAGTTAGAGAGATCAGATGGGTTGTAATGAACAGTGTCGTTCAAGAGAGTAGAGCTGCCTACATCGTCATTAGAAAGCACCATCTCGAGCTGCTCAAGCTTCTGTGCAACTTCAGCCATCTCAGAAGATCGAACCTTGTagccaagaacagcaagaagcTCATCgtccatgttgttgttgttgttgtcatcaGCAGCAGCCATCTTCTTATCCACCATTGAAGGACCTTCACCGGAACAACGAGAAGATGGTGGTGGGTCCCACGTTTCGCCATGTcctctcttcatctttttttactAGCTACTTTCTTGTGATCGATTGAGTTAAAAGAgagactgatgatgatgatgatgatatagttgaaacttgaaacaaacagaaaaaaaagagacaaaagagatGAGTTTAGATATAAGTAGAAGAAAGGAGTTTACTTTACTTCATGGGTTGGTAAGGTTTTTTATTAATGGGgatttgaaataaaagaaaaaaatataatgaatttGTGGGtcatttttttgtgatttggttAGAGACAATTTTGTGGAAAGAAAGGGAGATTCTGAGAGGAACAATATGTAATAAACACGAGGGAGAGTCAGAAATAGAGAGGTCCAATTAGAGAAGTGACCTGTGAAGTGTGTTTAAGAGATAAGAATCAGAGCATGCCACCATAGTTTGGCAtctgttcttctctctttctttttttcttttttctaactCCAAAATTTTTTACtcgttttttaataaaaattgagtCATTAACAGCCTATTGGTTGtgaaattatctatttttttatatataaattgatctGTTAAGTAGTTTTGCTAGTGAAACTTTACTTTTAGGTTGTACTGAAGTATAAAACTTTCTTTTAATAACACTGTCATAGTCTTAATCCTTCTATACGATTACGATTACGACTTAATTGTTTATTAAGTGGAATATCGTCATATTCTTGCTTACGACTTCTTTGTTCTTAAACCGAAACGGAACCAAATGCGTGTTAAGTTAATGGTACTCAATCAATATGTATGTCTTTTTCAAAGTTTGTATTTCCTTTTGTGGaggatatatatttatttttacaattgtTGTTTGACCGGACTAAACAATTGACATATGAGATTTTTCTAATGACAATAGTagaaacaatttaaaatttgatagaTTACTAAGAGAATCCTATTCTTCTTTAATCCATTTCCTACTAATGGATAGTTCTAATTCCTACTCATGTATTTAAAGTCACGGAATAAGTTCATCCATAATTTGATAGATCATACGCACGTTCTACACCGTAACAGATTAAAATTGAAGCCAGGATGGTATGACAGAAATTTAAAGTTCGACAATACATGGAAGCAGGAATCCTATGTATGTTTTCAGTAGATACTGTCAGGTGTCATACTGCGTTCAGTATTAAGAGATTCTAACTCGAGCATCATTAGATAATTCATTATTTGTATCGGTCTACAAGACAAGTATAGTAACCAAATTACATGTTATGATTCAACCATTACTCTTTTATTTACCAAATGCTAAAGTTTTTGGCGATCATAATTATTTGTCatattataataaactaaacaaatttgtttgtaGTTAGTTAAGCATTATTTCATTGAGATAAAACTACGGCTCAAAGTCACTGAGGCGGACACATGAGCTACCTTTCATGTGCCACGTAGAGGAAGACATAGCCTACGAAACGTCCACAACATAAATTTATGTCATATATCCATCAGCAGGTCAATATAATATACACATCAGCATGCATAATAATTAAGGTTTTTCGAATAATTTTTGGAAATTCGTAAAAGATCCTTTtggaatatttaaaaaaaaaaacaaagttgtgGGGATTGTTGTATTGTATGGTCCCAGTCGCAGCTACGAAGAAAATGATATTCGTTGATGTGTTCAGGGAGTCACATGGTGCATGCTTTCCCATTTTTAGTCATTTGATTGTAACTTGTGTCTAAATTTGcctgtttttgcttttgtggtttacattattttgttacttttaattCCAATGGATCATCAACCACCGTTTGTCTCAGCTAACGCGAGAGGTAAGGAACCATACTAGCATTAGTCACGCCGGAATTAATTAGTCCACCTAAAAAAAACACTTGttcattgttatttttatttcaccTTATTCACTCCTACCATTCAAGTTTTAACTACATCATCAAACTGAGTCTTTGGAccactaaacaaacaaaaaaaaaaagaaaaattattggtTCTATCCCCCTTTTACCGAATATTCAAATCAAAGTGCCCACTCCTTCGCCAGTTCTCCTGTTcaccattttcattttcttcatcattcaAGAAATCTTCTTCCAACGgttccttctcctctttctgGCTGTTACTATTGATATTGTTATTCCCCCATCCGttcatcagcatcatcatctcATTAGGGTTCATGTTACGCCCCTGTTCTCCATGGTTCCCAATCGCATTAGCTCTCAACGGGTTGCGAGCCATCATCTCCGCATGAGATTGTTGCGACTCTGCTGCCCTCGCCTGTGACATAGCCGCCATTCTTAACCTCGCCTCCTGTTCCTTCATCTCCCTATCCAGTTCCGATTTCAGCTCAATACATGCTTTTCTCTCGTCCTGCAGCAGAAGATGTTCAATCATCAGCCTTTCCTCAGCTCTGGCTTCTCCATCGTTTCTCTTCTGAGTTATTCTGTTGAAAGCTTGGGCTTGTTCCTCAAACGTAGCCTTGAATTCTGCAAATTTGGCTGCAATGTTGTTATCCCATAGCTGACAGAGAGGTAGCTTCTTGCTTGTTGGGTCTGATTCAAGGATCTtagcctcctcttcctctgcttcGTAATCTGCTACGACGTGATAAGGTAGCAATCTGCATAGAGATGGgtaaataaacaaagagagagatattgtAAACTAGACTCAGAATAACCCTGAAGATGTAACAAACCTCATAAAAGATAAAACCATCAATCAAGATGATTCCACATTATACTAAGcaagagaataataataaacatatcATATTATAATGCAGCAATGAGAACCAGAAGACCTAATGCAGACCCACCAAAGCTATATAGATCAACAGACACAAATATCACATAGCCACAGggtattaaaaatagaaaattttctgcaatcccaagaaaataaaaagggtgAAGAACTCCATTAATAAAGCATTGGCCTTTATGAAAAAAGATGACAAGTCAGATCCACAAAAACTAATTGGGATATTCCTCTACAGAATCTTTAAAGCTAAAGACAACAAACAGAGAGATCAATAACTcaaaaaatcactaaaaattTTCAAGAACCCATAAATGAATTTCAATTCTGGAATTAGACGAACCTTTCACAAGCGTCTTCGAGAGAAGCGAAAGGTCGCTTGAAATCGGGATGGCAGACACGCCAAGCGTCCTGGTAAGCGAATTGCATCTCCGATTGATTCGAAGGACGCATCAATttctgctgttgttgttgttgctgctgttgctgcatcatcatcatctgctgCTGTTGGAGTTGATGAAAGTTATTGCCTTGTTGAATCAAATTAGGGGTAGGGTTAGCGTTCTGAAGAAACGGGTTAACGGGTCGGTTCTGGATTAACCCGGGAGGACGGAGATGAGGGTCGATGTTCATCGGAAACCTCGACATCGTCacctgttgctgctgctgtttcTGCAAATGCTGCATCAGAAAGAGCTGTTGTTGACGCTGTtgcagttgttgttgttgctgcattTGAACAAGGAGCTGTCGTTGTTGTTCAtgtagctgctgctgctgcttcgaTTCCTCCATTCTCTCCCGTAAATTTCGAATTTTTAGGGTTCCTTCTGTTTGCATAAACTGTTCTACTACTACTCCGCCATGACAATCGGAACAactatttgatatatttatatcaaagCCCATTAAAGGCCCAATATGTTTTAACAACATACATAAGACAAATAAGCCcattaagcttttttttttctttttgtgataaATACAACATCACTTTCTCTTCCTAGGATAGATATTAGCCTTGAAAGGGTTTTTCATGACCATTGTGATGAACTGTTGCTTCTCGGACATATCAACTTCTTCACCTTCCACACATTTCCACTCGAATTTCCAAACCAAGTTGGCCACATAGTATTCTAGGTGAAGCAACGAAAGGGCGTAACCGGGACACATCCTTCGTCCCGCTCCAAACGGCATCATCTTGATCTCGCGAGTTCCGGTCATATCGAAATCATATGCTTCCCCGTTCTCTAGAAATCTTTCGGGCTTGAACGTTAGAGGATCCTCCCATATCTTCGGGTCCCGACCCATTTCTCCTACCATGAAGTTTATTGTACCTACTCCCACACGAAAAATTAATTACATGTTGGACCAAATGGGGTATTTGTTACATATAAGAGTTTCTACAACCATATCATCTCTAAAAAACTTAAATGATGATGATCCACAAATATGACCCATTTCTCCTACCATGAAGTTTATTGTACCTACTCCCACACAAAATTAATTACGTACCGATGATTGGACCAAATAGGGTATTATATTACATTTAAGAGTTTCTACAACCATATCatctttaaaaacttaaatgatGATGTTTCAAAATAGTGACTAACCTAAAATCGTCTGTTACTCTTCTTTAGTCTCTTATTATACTATACTAATTTCccaaatttactatatatgttcaTCATTCCAAATAAGTTAGTGCATACGGATGATATATTCTTCTTataatttagtaataatgttTTACCTTGGCGTGGTACGAGGAATCCACCCAAAACGGTGTCGTGTGTGACCTTATGGTAAGACAAGTAGTGACCAGGAGGGTATCTTCTTAAACACTCCAAGATCACAGCTTTGAGATAACTCATCTTCCCTAAATCCTCTTCTTTGATCTCTTCTCGATCATCTGCTTCTCCGGCCAACACACTCTTCATTTCCTCGTATACCTTACTCTGTATCTCTGGATACTTCACCATGATCGCCATAATCCACTGCATCTCCGTTGCCGTGGGATCCGTAGCTGCGTTTAGAAACTCCGAGCATAGACTCACGACCTCCGATTCACtcagcttcctcttcttcttctctccttcttctccctCATCCGTCGGAATCTCTAGATTCAGTAGCGTATCGACGTAACAGAGAACATCTCCGGTGTTTTCTTTGCTCCTCGCGTTCACGTATCGGAGTATGACGTCCTCCTGAGACTTCCTTAGTTCTAAGAACTCTTTCCACTTTCCCCGGAGCAAGAACTTGGTTACGCTTGGGAAGATGTTGAGTACGCTGAACTTGGTGTAGCTCATAAGCATAGTGTACTGAGCTTCTTCGATCTCTctgatctcttctcttctcagcttctcgCCGAAACACATCAGAgccaacaaataaaacatagcGTGACGGAGGTGGTCTAAAGCATCGGAGACATGCCCTTTCTCTCTCTGCTCTGTTTCGAACAGATCAACGAGAATCTCGAGAGACCACTTCCTCGACGGCGCGTACGCTTTCACGCGCGCAGGCTGGAGGATTTCTGAGGTGAGGTTCCGGCGGAGGGTTCTCCAGAGAGAGCCGTAGACGGAGGAGTGGATGTCGTGTTGGTTGCTGGTGATGACTTTGGTGGTGGGGAGAGCCAGAGGACGGTCGGAGAAAACGGCGCCGTTTTGGACAAGGGCTTGGTGAGCGAGTGATCTGTCGGTGACCCATATGGAAGGTTTGGAGCCTACGTGGAGTGTTATGATTGGACCGTGACGTGAGGCTAAGTCACGGAGAACGCCTTGGAAATCGGAGAAGCTGTTTTTCTTAAGCCAGGTGATGTTTCCGACGACCGGATAACGAGGCGGCCCCGGTGGGAGTTTGTGGGTTGGTGAGAAGAAGATGCGTTtgaggaagatggagaaggtGAGAGAGGAGGTGATGAGGAATATGATAGTGATGATCTCCATCGTACGTTGCTCCCTCTTGCTTCAAATTAAAGCTATAGTGTTTCAATAATTAAAGGTATGTGAGAAATAGGTCTGATttctaaagatatatatatatatagagttaacGAAAACTCTTTTGTTCgcattatattttttcttcacatAATCTTACACCATTGATGTGATCGCATGACTTTATCGTGCATGTCTTTGTACACTTGTAAGTTTTGTCCACCCAACCTGCCTGCCTAGTTGTGGTGNGGGCGCGTGTGCCTTCACGCGCGACGGCTGGAGGATTTCTGAGGTGAGGTTCCGGCGGAGGGTTCTCCAGAGAGAGCCGTATACGGAGGAGTGGATGTCGTGTTGGTTGCTGGTGATGACTTTGGTGGTGGGGAGAGCCAGAGGACGGTCGGAGAAAACGGCGCCGTTTTGGACAAGGGCTTGGTGAGCGAGTGATCTGTCGGTGACCCATATGGAAGGTTTGGAGCCTACGTGGAGTGTTATGATTGGACCGTGACGTGAGGCTAAGTCACNNNNNNNNNNNNNNNNNNNNNNNNNNNNNNNNNNNNNNNNNNNNNNNNNNNNNNNNNNNNNNNNNNNNNNNNNNNNNNNNNNNNNNNNNNNNNNNNNNNNNNNNNNNNNNNNNNNNNNNNNNNNNNNNNNNNNNNNNNNNNNNNNNNNNNNNNNNNNNNNNNNNNNNNNNNNNNNNNNNNNNNNNNNNNNNNNNNNNNNNNNNNNNNNNNNNNNNNNNNNNNNNNNNNNNNNNNNNNNNNNNNNNNNNNNNNNNNNNNNNNNNNNNNNNNNNNNNNNNNNNNNNNNNNNNNNNNNNNNNNNNNNNNNNNNNNNNNNNNNNNNNNNNNNNNNNNNNNNNNNNNNNNNNNNNNNNNNNNNNNNNNNNNNNNNNNNNNNNNNNNNNNNNNNNNNNNNNNNNNNNNNNNNNNNNNNNNNNNNNNNNNNNNNNNNNNNNNNNNNNNNNNNNNNNNNNNNNNNNNNNNNNNNNNNNNNNNNNNNNNNNNNNNNNNNNNNNNNNNNNNNNNNNNNNNNNNNNNNNNNNNNNNNNNNNNNNNNNNNNNNNNNNNNNNNNNNNNNNNNNNNNNNNNNNNNNNNNNNNNNNNNNNNNNNNNNNNNNNNNNNNNNNNNNNNNNNNNNNNNNNNNNNNNNNNNNNNNNNNNNNNNNNNNNNNNNNNNNNNNNNNNNNNNNNNNNNNNNNNNNNNNNNNNNNNNNNNNNNNNNNNNNNNNNNNNNNNNNNNNNNNNNNNNNNNNNNNNNNNNNNNNNNNNNNNNNNNNNNNNNNNNNNNNNNNNNNNNNNNNNNNNNNNNNNNNNNNNNNNNNNNNNNNNNNNNNNNNNNNNNNNNNNNNNNNNNNNNNNNNNNNNNNNNNNNNNNNNNNNNNNNNNNNNNNNNNNNNNNNNNNNNNNNNNNNNNNNNNNNNNNNNNNNNNNNNNNNNNNNNNNNNNNNNNNNNNNNNNNNNNNNNNNNNNNNNNNNNNNNNNNNNNNNNNNNNNNNNNNNNNNNNNNNNNNNNNNNNNNNNNNNNNNNNNNNNNNNNNNNNNNNNNNNNNNNNNNNNNNNNNNNNNNNNNNNNNNNNNNNNNNNNNNNNNNNNNNNNNNNNNNNNNNNNNNNNNNNNNNNNNNNNNNNNNNNNNNNNNNNNNNNNNNNNNNNNNNNNNNNNNNNNNNNNNNNNNNNNNNNNNNNNNNNNNNNNNNNNNNNNNNNNNNNNNNNNNNNNNNNNNNNNNNNNNNNNNNNNNNNNNNNNNNNNNNNNNNNNNNNNNNNNNNNNNNNNNNNNNNNNNNNNNNNNNNNNNNNNNNNNNNNNNNNNNNNNNNNNNNNNNNNNNNNNNNNNNNNNNNNNNNNNNNNNNNNNNGTGATGACTTTGGTGGTGGGGAGAGCCAGAGGACGGTCGGAGAAAACGGCGCCGTTTTGGACAAGGGCTTGGTGAGCGAGTGATCTGTCGGTGACCCATATGGAAGGTTTGGAGCCTACGTGGAGTGTTATGATTGGACCGTGACGTGAGGCTAAGTCACGGAGAACGCCTTGGAAATCGGAGAAGCTGTTTTTCTTAAGCCAGGTGATGTTTCCGACGACCGGATAACGAGGCGGCCCCGGTGGGAGTTTGTGGGTTGGTGAGAAGAAGATGCGTTtgaggaagatggagaaggtGAGAGAGGAGGTGATGAGGAATATGATAGTGATGATCTCCATCGTACGTTGCTCCCTCTTGCTTCAAATTAAAGCTATAGTGTTTCAATAATTAAAGGTATGTGAGAAATAGGTCTGATttctaaagatatatatatatatagagttaacGAAAACTCTTTTGTTCgcattatattttttcttcacatAATCTTACACCATTGATGTGATCGCATGACTTTATCGTGCATGTCTTTGTACACTTGTAAGTTTTGTCCACCCAACCTGCCTGCCTAGTTGTGGTGTATCAAACAGAAATCGGGAAAATACAAGGtgaaatttacttttttcttttttcttttaatcaaagaCATACTTTTTCTCTTGGCATATTCAAcgtatacatattttttaaccGGTGTCAAACTATAACAgcaaaaatctcttcataaatatACTAAACATcctacaaaatatttataaaaacataaaacacttTATTTATCTATAAGTTGAATcatatttagcaaaaaaatagaACACTTCATAAAATCACCCTACTATCTTGATATCAACTTCtcatttgtaataattttttgacgTTCAAAAATTGATCAAAgaaaaactataattatataGAAGAAACCACACTTTgtataatcataaaaataaagaagacaagACAACAGTTCATATTTTGGTTGAATCATTAATTTGGgtacaaagataaaaaataaattaaaatagattgatCAAATAATAACCTAAGAATAGATGCAAATTAAAAGCTTGATATAAATCTCAAAATAGTGTATGTGCGTACACACTGCTTCGTATCCTCTGACCTTttcaaaagggaaaaaaaggaTCGATTTTACTGTCactatttttgtattttgtccTGAGTTTGATTAACTAGATATTatcccaaagaaagaaaagtacTCGAATGGGAGTGGAAAGGGAATTGACGACTGACAACAATGTAAACTGTAGCGTATACGTTGCTGctttctagttttgttttctttcaatcgTGTAATGAATCCTGAGCTTAACACTTTCATTTACATCTTGGCTtgctttttttgtcaaaccttttgttttcattcattcaagGACACAAATACAAGTACAAAAAGGTAGAGTTCCAAAGTTCAAAATAATACAAGAAAGAACATTCCCCAATGCCATAAAATTAGAAGTAAAATACATTGATTGCAAATCCAAGAGAGCTATGAACCATGAGTTTGGGAGCCCATTGGCACATGTGAGGTCAAGGTAAATCGATAGACCATCCTTGGATAAACCAGAGGACGAATGGTTGGTCTTGGTCAAACGACGCTTAGACGATGAGAAGAGAGTCGATACTTTGGAGTCCATAGGGGCAAGAAGCACTGCCCACAGTATCCAAACAGCACAGACTCGGAAGACTATATTTGTGTAGTCGAGAGGAGGTTGCTTTAACATCCAAAGCAGAGGGATTAGATCACTTCGATAAAACGCTTCAAGGGCTAGTTGGTATGGGATCCGGGTGATGAGGAGGGTAGAGAAGAGAtgcttatcatcatcatataacCAGCTTAACTGATAACTATCATTGAACCTAAAGAGTTCAAGACCATATGTACCACTTTTGCTAGCACAGTTTGAGAAACATAGACCATAGAATCGCAGAGGATGATACTCAATCCGAAAACCCCTAAAGACAACTGCAGCAAGGTTCCATACAAGAGGTGTGACTGACCAAAGCGGAACTGGTGTTACCTTTCTCCAATGGAG comes from Camelina sativa cultivar DH55 chromosome 19, Cs, whole genome shotgun sequence and encodes:
- the LOC104763971 gene encoding trichohyalin-like; the encoded protein is MGLFVLCMLLKHIGPLMGFDINISNSCSDCHGGVVVEQFMQTEGTLKIRNLRERMEESKQQQQLHEQQRQLLVQMQQQQQLQQRQQQLFLMQHLQKQQQQQVTMSRFPMNIDPHLRPPGLIQNRPVNPFLQNANPTPNLIQQGNNFHQLQQQQMMMMQQQQQQQQQQKLMRPSNQSEMQFAYQDAWRVCHPDFKRPFASLEDACERLLPYHVVADYEAEEEEAKILESDPTSKKLPLCQLWDNNIAAKFAEFKATFEEQAQAFNRITQKRNDGEARAEERLMIEHLLLQDERKACIELKSELDREMKEQEARLRMAAMSQARAAESQQSHAEMMARNPLRANAIGNHGEQGRNMNPNEMMMLMNGWGNNNINSNSQKEEKEPLEEDFLNDEENENGEQENWRRSGHFDLNIR
- the LOC104763972 gene encoding cytochrome P450 89A9 isoform X2, translating into MEIITIIFLITSSLTFSIFLKRIFFSPTHKLPPGPPRYPVVGNITWLKKNSFSDFQGVLRDLASRHGPIITLHVGSKPSIWVTDRSLAHQALVQNGAVFSDRPLALPTTKVITSNQHDIHSSVYGSLWRTLRRNLTSEILQPSRVKAHAPSRKWSLEILVDLFETEQREKGHVSDALDHLRHAMFYLLALMCFGEKLRREEIREIEEAQYTMLMSYTKFSVLNIFPSVTKFLLRGKWKEFLELRKSQEDVILRYVNARSKENTGDVLCYVDTLLNLEIPTDEGEEGEKKKRKLSESEVVSLCSEFLNAATDPTATEMQWIMAIMVKYPEIQSKVYEEMKSVLAGEADDREEIKEEDLGKMSYLKAVILECLRRYPPGHYLSYHKVTHDTVLGGFLVPRQGTINFMVGEMGRDPKIWEDPLTFKPERFLENGEAYDFDMTGTREIKMMPFGAGRRMCPGYALSLLHLEYYVANLVWKFEWKCVEGEEVDMSEKQQFITMVMKNPFKANIYPRKRK
- the LOC104763972 gene encoding cytochrome P450 89A9 isoform X1, which encodes MEIITIIFLITSSLTFSIFLKRIFFSPTHKLPPGPPRYPVVGNITWLKKNSFSDFQGVLRDLASRHGPIITLHVGSKPSIWVTDRSLAHQALVQNGAVFSDRPLALPTTKVITSNQHDIHSSVYGSLWRTLRRNLTSEILQPARVKAYAPSRKWSLEILVDLFETEQREKGHVSDALDHLRHAMFYLLALMCFGEKLRREEIREIEEAQYTMLMSYTKFSVLNIFPSVTKFLLRGKWKEFLELRKSQEDVILRYVNARSKENTGDVLCYVDTLLNLEIPTDEGEEGEKKKRKLSESEVVSLCSEFLNAATDPTATEMQWIMAIMVKYPEIQSKVYEEMKSVLAGEADDREEIKEEDLGKMSYLKAVILECLRRYPPGHYLSYHKVTHDTVLGGFLVPRQGTINFMVGEMGRDPKIWEDPLTFKPERFLENGEAYDFDMTGTREIKMMPFGAGRRMCPGYALSLLHLEYYVANLVWKFEWKCVEGEEVDMSEKQQFITMVMKNPFKANIYPRKRK
- the LOC104763972 gene encoding cytochrome P450 89A9 isoform X3, whose amino-acid sequence is MEIITIIFLITSSLTFSIFLKRIFFSPTHKLPPGPPRYPVVGNITWLKKNSFSDFQGVLRDLASRHGPIITLHVGSKPSIWVTDRSLAHQALVQNGAVFSDRPLALPTTKVITSNQHDIHSSVYGSLWRTLRRNLTSEILQPARVKAYAPSRKWSLEILVDLFETEQREKGHVSDALDHLRHAMFYLLALMCFGEKLRREEIREIEEAQYTMLMSYTKFSVLNIFPSVTKFLLRGKWKEFLELRKSQEDVILRYVNARSKENTGDVLCYVDTLLNLEIPTDEGEEGEKKKRKLSESEVVSLCSEFLNAATDPTATEMQWIMAIMVKYPEIQSKVYEEMKSVLAGEADDREEIKEEDLGKMSYLKAVILECLRRYPPGHYLSYHKVTHDTVLGGFLVPRQGTINFMVGEMGHICGSSSFKFFRDDMVVETLICNKYPIWSNM